Genomic segment of Glandiceps talaboti chromosome 17, keGlaTala1.1, whole genome shotgun sequence:
gcaTATTTTCTCGGAACAATGGTTCTTGTATGCTGGCTGATACCtgtcacatacaaaatacatgaaTGTTTAAGACATTAAATCACTAACATGATATACAAATCAAAAGCATAGTACCTGTATGTCATCTGAACAAATGTTGGTTTTAGTCTTTCTACACCATGTTACAATAAGTGTTGTAACTTTCTTTATATTGGTCTCCAGGTCTGTTATCATATATTTCCTTATTTGTTAGACTCTAACAAACGAATTTGATATATAGAAACCTTATTTATTGTCAGGATAAAGGTGTCCTACAAGACATTGAGGTACTCTCCAGGTTTCCATTGCTGAACAACAGGGAGACAAATTGTGATATTGGATCAAATCATggctgttaccatggtgacacaCGCATTTTTTGGGAACAATGGTTCCTGTGTGCCGGCTAATAcctatcacacacaaaaacatatacatgttcaaACTAAACACATTGAAACTGTAATATGATCCACAAACCCAACACATATAGTATCTTTATTTTATCCCAACAAATGTTGGTCTTACATTGTAGTCTTTCTACACCATGTTACATATTGGGCTCTAacgtaatttgtaataaattttggCTCTGTTATCATGAATATCTTTATTCCTGAGACTCTAACgaagagtttgatatatatataactttacactgaggttctatatataaataatatcataaccCATACAGTTCTGACcaaaatatttcgaagagactgagctcctcttcatcggtgggtctccagttctgtcaaacaaatcaagttctgttacactttaaatactgaagacagtggtgattgtcatgcaaattagtgtTCTTGTCctggaatggtatgaatattacagCTGGCTGTGGAGAACTGGTGActactggttgctatgttactgttttctatgttactgttttctattgatgCCATTGATGAGTGTATACACTCATAACATTGCAACTTTTAAgaaacagttttgttagaaatgacttctcaatattgcaggctattagttgcattgtgtcatcatgtcatataaaaacttgcatgtgtagctgtacacgtaacacataagaaatgaaataccttgaaatttattggatggactgactctaaaatcttTGCCACTATTGACCtgacactttcaaataatttaatgaatttctatctctaaatggtaactgacctccactgtgcatgttttccccaaattttctcactttctacttgatctttttttgattattatttgtgtcaatatgacttgaaatgatttaaacttttgaaaccctaaaattagtgacaatcatacttctcatagggttcctgtctaaagagctttatacatgtgaagcaatggatggATTTGGGACAACAATTTATCAGATACagttaaaattactgtaaatgtaacaagtaaaattaactatgcagtgtgctgtattgtgctttgagaatctagtgtcttttgcaagcacaagaagaatgtttcttgtcaacagatgtcgggggggggtcagtgtgttttgtatttgtcgggagggggggggtggattgttttgtggatgaatcacaggggggtcactattttaagtacaacacgaacaagaagtcactggcccacccccggccgtagaAACTGGTCGCTCCcttatttctttctttattcgTTCTGCTTGGTTCCAATTGATGTTTTTGAAGGTAGCTAAACCGTCGTCTGTGTAAAGGCCAATATTGCTCTTCTGGTACTTTTCTGCGAGAGAATTGAGGATGTACGTACCTACTAGCTCACATATCTCATCACCGTGGTAACTAcccattgtgacgtcaaatTGGTCTCTGTTGTCCTTCTTAGCCCAAGGaattctgtatctgtatctgtatctgtatctgtataaataCTGGAAACTAGCTCACTACTGAGCAAAATTTTTCCAGGGTAAGTGAGTGCGCTCTGTCATTAGTCCCTGTGGGCTGCTAGTGCAGTCTTAAACTGTTCTGTTGTGTTGCTAGTGACAATGTTTTCCGGTAACCGATTCCAGTCTACGATAGTTAAtggtatgaatgaatgttttgAATTCCTTTATCGAATAGCAAGAATAGCAGTGCATGATTATTTCAACATCTTGTTCCGATATGTTAGTGTGTTGTTTTGTGAATATCAATGCTTTCTTTAGTAGGCTCTTGGTGATGGACGGGTAAAAATTAATATCGAACATTATAAAGgtgtgatttgatttatcggACTTGAACCAGTTGATTACTGCTGCCGAGTTTTTCCTTTGATTCATTCCTGTAGAACATATGGTACTCTCGTTAATACGGTCAAGTATCCTCTTACTGACCAGTCCAATTtcacttaatatatatatatatatatatatatatatatatatatatatatatatatatatatatatatatatatatatatatatatatatatatatatatatatatatatatatatatatatatatatatatatatatatatatatatattatgctggTTAGTTTCCGGTTGTGGTATCTCAAAAACTAGGCCACTTTTCCTTTAGACGGTTATCATTATCTTCATGAGTTTTCCTTGTTAGGATTTCACATCAGTAACAGTATCAAAGGCAGCATTGATGCATTCCTGCATTTTGACCAGATGTGTATCTAATAATGGATAAAATTTACAACGAGAAGTGTAATGTTAATCAGGTCATActaaatacaaattgtaatgtaaCTCTGACCTTTTTTCAGCAAACAAATTGATTAATCGTCTAAACTTACATGAGGATCTCAGCCTGGATTCATGGAAAAACAATGTTCAACGTTATGTATCAATCCCATAATGAAGAATTAGTTTGACATGTATTCAAgcacatctgtctgtctgtctgtctgtctgtctatctgtctatctatctgtctatttgtctatctatctatctatatatctatatttgtctatctatctatctgtctgtctatctatttatctatctatttgtctgtctatctatctatctatttgtctatctatatatctatctgtctgtctgtctgtctgtctgtctatctatctatctatctatctatctatctatctatctatctatctatctatctatctatctaatacaTTTATgtagcgccaaatatccaaagaaaacaattttcagtggcgcttagagttagaaagaagatgaaaatgctctctgaaatatgtgagTTTTtaagcgtcttttgaaaatgtttacattaggagaggttttaatgtccaggggtagagagttccaaagtccaggagctgctgaagagaaggGGCGACAACCGTAGGAAGTCAGATTCCATTTTATAGGTGTGTGCAAAAGGCATTTATCCAATGAGTGCGTAATGAAGAACGAGTTGTAATTAAGGTGTTGTGTCGAAAGGCTAATGTCAACTTTGAGGACTGTATACGTTATAACACtaacacaataatgaatgtaaactAGAACTATAGTATAAACAAGAACTCCTAAAAATGTCTAACAGTACTTTGCAGTTCACTATATGCTATTGTTATGctcaccgccaccaccaccaccttggTACATACTTGAAAGGTATTGTGGCTATTTCTATCAGGTTCGTGGCTGTGAAACTCGTTGTTTTGCCCTCTTGGCGATGTGACGGCAAAAAGACGTCCAGTTCGAAGCGTGTTTCTAAAAAAAGGGCGGAAAATCCTACTctttgccagagagggcgctagACTGAGTCTTCGTAGCTCCATCCTCCCCTCCGTGACCGACTGGTTTGGTCACTTCCTCATTCGTAGTTACTTCTACTTCCATAGGACAAAGCTTTGTGATAGGTCTGATGAATGTCTTGCCACCAGATGTCACTTTGACTGTGCGAACATGACCATCTTCACCTGGATATGTTTCCAGAATGCGGCCAAGAGGCCAATGTCCTCTGGGGTTTGAAGGGTTCACTAATGTAACAATGTCGTTTACCTTCAAATCAGAATGTTCAGTCCACCACTTGCCTCGATTCTGCAGAAGTGACAAATACTCTATTCCATCTTTGCCAAACTTGGTTTACCAGGTAGTGAACAAAGCGCCATCGATGTCGTGGACTATAGGCAACTTCATCCACTATATGTGGGGCTAGCTGGCCTCCTGCTTGACCATACAGAAAGTGGTTAGGTGTGAGAACAGGCTCATCTGTGGGGTCATTGCTGCAATATGTAAGAGGTCTCAAATTCATCAGTCCTTCCACCTCCACTATAGCTGTATGTAGCTCTTCATCTGTCACTCGTGCATTTCCAAGGATTGCCTTTAAAGCAATCTTCACTGACTTGATCAAGGATTCAAACAATCCACCATGATGAGATCCCAAAGGTGGGTTGAACTTTCACTTTATGCCCTGGTTGGCAGCACTATCAATAATCTTGCTCTGGTCCATCGCACAAATCAATTCACCTAGTTCTCTATTGGCACCCACAAAGTTTGTTCCATTGTCCGAAATGACTTCTTCAGGTTTTCCTCTTCTTGCTACCATTCTAGAGAAGGCATTGAGGAAACTGTCTGTGTCCATGGAATATGCAGGCTCCAAGTGGACAGCTCTCGACGTAGTGCATGTGAAAAGACATATGTAACGTTTGGCAACAACTCGTCTCGTTAACTTGGTGTAGAAAGGTCCTGCATAGTCAACTCCAGATCTGGCAAATGCTCGTATGGGTATGGTGATTCTGTGGTATGGCAATGGAGCCATGATCTGTTCTGCTACCTTCTTACGTCGTCTATGACAAGGCTTGCAGTCACTATGAACTCTCTTAACTTCCTCTACCATGGACTATCCAGAACCTCTGACAAGTCTCCGCCAAGGTAGCATTTACTTCTTTAGCATGTTTACCAATGTTGCTGTGATAATGTCGAACAATAAGCGTAGCGATGTGGTTGCGACATGGAATCAATATTGGATGTTTGGCATTATAAGGTAGATTGGAATTCTGAAGACGTCCACCTACTATAAGGATTCCTTCATCATCCAGGAATGGTAAGAGGGACTTCAATGGTCCAGTCTTAGTCTGTTGTCCCTTTTCCAGACTTGTGATGGTGTCTGCAAACTTCTCCATCTGGATCTGTTTTATCCACAGCTTTTCAGCCACCTGAATTTCTGCTATATTCAAATTGGGCTGTAACTTTGTAGCTTGATTCTTGGCTTTAATCAACTTGATGAACCGCAGTACCCAAGCTGTTGTTCTGATAAGCCTGCTCCAGATGGAAAATCTATTGCAGTCGATGGGAAACTCGCACTCAGTATCTGCAGATGTGTCCACTTCTTGAGTACAGGTCTTTGACATATCATTCAAGGCATCTCCTGTATGAATGAATTCCGTTACTGGGGTATGTGGCCAAGTGTGCTCCCCTTCGTACAGGAACTCAGGGCCATCCATCCATGTACTTCCATCGATCAACTCTTGCATCCTAACTCCGCGAGTGGCTAGGTCAGCTGGGTTGATTTTCCCTGGAACGTGGTTCCACTGCGATGGGTTTGTTTTACTCTGAATCTCTGCAATTCTATGAGCAATGAATGGTTTGTACTTCCTTGACTGTCCGCGAATCCAATGGATCACATCCATGCTGTCTGACCAAAAGACATGCTGAGACAGTGGCATCCCTAACGTAGTGGTAACTCTGACTGCCAAGCGTAGACCAAGTAAAGCAGCCATCAGTTCTAGTCTTGGTATACTGACAGCTTTCAAAGGAGCAACTTTTGCCCTTGCAACGACAAATCGCACAGACACACTCCCATCACCATACACACTTCTAAGATATGTCACTGCTCCATATGCTTGGCTGGAGGCATCTGTAAAGGTGTGAAGAGATGTATCCTCTGTAGGATAGTGCTGATAACATCTTGGGATGGCCATTTCACTGACAAGCGGTAACTCGGAGAACCATTGTGTTGTCTGACTAGACAAATCTGGAGGAAATTCATCATCCCATCCAAGTCCCAAGATCCATGCTTCCTGTAACAACATCTTAGCTCTAATAATGTATGGTGCAAGGAACTGCAAGGGATCGAACAAGGTTGCCACACAGCTGAGAAGAGATCTCTTGGTGTGGACAGTTGCAGATTGCTCAGTGAAATCGAATCCAAACATGTCCGTTGAAGCATCCCATCTAACTCCGAGTGTCTTTATACTTGGAAGTTCTGACTCCTCAACCTTGACTCCTGTAGCACGCTCTTCTTCAGGAACTCCCTCTAATACCAACGCACTATTCCTGCACCAACGTCGTATGTGAAATCCAGCTTTTGATAACAGGCTTGTCAGTTGCTCACGGACTTGTATTGCCTCATCATCATTGTCTTGTGAATCCATGACGTCGTCCATATACATGCTTTCAGTGCAGACAGTCGCTGCCAATGGAAACTCCTGGCAATTAGTCTCTGCATGGGTACGTACTACATACTGTGCCAAGTATGGTGAAGCACGGTAACCAAATGTAAGACAGATTGCCTCATACACTTCAATTGGTCTCCCCAAGTCAAGGTTTCTCCAAAGAATTCTATGAAATGGTCGGTCTTCTTTGGCCATGACTACTTGTGAGAACAACTCCTTTATATCACCAACGATTGCTACTCTTCTCCTTCTAAAACGCAGCAAAACATCTACCACATCCAACTGTAACTTTGGACCTGGTAACATCATATCATTGAGACGTACTACTTCACTCTTGGCAGCCGAGTCATATACAATTCTGACCTTTGTGGTGGCTTTATCCTCACGCACTACTGGAAAGTGTGGCAGGTACCAACTGGGTCCAAGGTTTTCAGCACTGTCGTTAACCTTTTCGAAATAGCCCTTCCGAATGTTGGCCTCCATTACTTCTTTATAGTGTGTTGCTAAGGTAGGTTTTTTGGATAAAGTCCTTTCAAGGCTTATCAGTCGGTTTTCTACCAATCTATGATTGTCAGGCAGATCTGGCTGCTCATCTCTCCAGGGTATGGCAACTTCGTAGCGATTATCAATACGTTTCAAAGATTTCACAGCTTTTGTAGTGGCTAGTTGCTCATCTGCTGTAAGAACATCCTCTTTTTTGGTTTCCCAAGCATCCAAGTTCCACAGATTTCGTAGTGCTTCATCTAGACCGTTGTCTTGTCCAGACTGAACATGGAATGAACTAACAAAGGCAGAATGGTTCCATTCATCAGAGTCGTTGTAAGTACCAATGCAAGTCCATCCAAGAGGGGTTCTTCTGGCAACTGGTTCTCCTGGGTTTCCTACTCGTTCCTCAAGAGAGAGGGTTAATTCTGGGTGGTCAGCTCCTATCAGAATGTCCACAGTTTTACGACCAGGAAGTTTTGGGAACTCTAATCCCTCCAAGTGCATCCATTTCTTGTGATGATTATGCCAGTTAGGGATAGTTAGATTCTCACACATGGTATCTAGTGTTCGAGCTCCAACTGTTCGTCTAGTTTGACCATCCAGACTTTCGATAGTAACAGCAACAAGTCCACTATTAATTTTGGTACCTTGATTTACCAATGTCGATACTGTTAACTCATTGTTTTCTACCTCTAATTTCAAGGCAGCAGCAATATCTGAACGGATGTAGGTAGAATCTGATCCATCATCCAGAAAGGTATTCACCATTTGCTTCTGGCCATCCTTCCCGATTACATATACAGGAACTAAACGGAGGGCCACCTTTGTTGGAATGACTTTCCCATCTTTCGACACTCCAAAAGCATTGTGAGCTGAGTCAGTAACTGTTGTGACTTCTTTCAGGGTTGCTGATTTGTGAAGATGCTTATGATGTGTTCTGACAATTTCTCCCACGATGATTTGCTTTTAAGCAGCGATAGCACAGTCCTTTTTCTTTTGCCAATTTCCAATGTTCGTCCACTGAGATCGAATTCCACTGTTCGCACTTGACGACGTGGTGTGCTTCTTTACACAGCGGACAACTCAGTTCAGTAGTTGGGGTCGATGTTGGCATTCCACTAGAACTGTTTGGGTTTGTCTTAGACTTTCCAGAGTGAGTTGGTGTAGCTTCACTGGAATGTGTATTGCTTGATTGTGGTTTTCTATACCCAGTCGATGACTTTGATGGCTCTATCTGTGATTTTCTGGGTTTTTCCTTGATTTCTGCTAATTCCAGACGTATGCAGACTTGTTGATTCAACCAGTCCGTCTTCTCTTGTTCGTGGACGAGTTTCGTAGTACTGTATCAACAAGGAGTCTGGAACTTTCTGAAGAACAAGTGTGTAAAGGGTGGAGGTACCAACTAACTCTGCCTCATGACCAGAGTTTGCTAACTTGGCTACTGTGTCACACAAACGATTGGTGAGGTCCTCTAAACCCTTCAGGTTGTCCTCTCTCACAGTCGGTAATGCAATCAATGCATTCAAATGATGTTGAAGTTGTCGTTTTTCACCACCATAACGTTGTTCTAATTTGGTCAGTGCCATCTGGTACTGGTGATCAGTATATCCAAGTCTGCTGACTAGTTGTAATGGTTGACCAGCCAAAGAGTTCTTTAACATTACCATCTTGAAACGAACTGGCATCTCTACTTGGTTGACAAATACTTCAAACTGTTCACGCCAGTCCTGAAACTGGGCGTTGTCACCATTAAACTTAGGCAGTGATGGCTTGGCTATTCCCTGAAAAAAACCTGTTTACATTTCCCATGTTGTCGCCTGCCATTCTATTATATGGAGTGTCAGATCGCCTCTTCGGTGTAGGGAAAAGTGACTCCAAGTGTTTTTCTATTGGAGAACTTGAACCAATGGGGCCGCTATGTCTAGTTGGTCTGATCTCAGGTTGTGTGGTTCCCCTTACAACTTTATCTGTTGGCCGTCCTGATCTGATTTGTGATGCTGGGTTGTGAGTGTAGTTGAATTCATCCCACAATTCAGCTTCCAGGGCCACTCTATCAACTTCATCtcgttgtttttgtatttttagctgATGCTCAGCATCGCATAATCGTTGTTGTTCTTCTCCTCTTAAATGACATTCGTCTTTGTATCGTTCTTTTTCTTGTTTCACTCGTAAAGTTGCAACTTCAACTTTAATTTTAGCTTTCACTGATTTCATAGATGCATCGGAGGCAACAGAGGTGTGTTCACTATTCTCATCCTCTTGTTTTGCTTGAACAGTGTGTAGAGCTAATAAACCTAGTTGTTGTGATTGTTTTTGTTCTCTCACTGAAGACGAGATAGAAGGACAGTCAGCCTCCTTTGTTTGTCTTTATCGGTGTACTAATAGTAGAACCAAAACTAGATGGGGCATCTCCCTTTCGTGCATCTAGGTTTTCTGTAATACCATCCTGACAGTCTTCAACCAGTGCCCTAGTAACAGTGAAGCGTTGTGTGACTTGATAGATTTCTTCAGGAGGACATTCTGATTTTTCAGCAAGGTTAAGCAATGTGTCAGTGAGTCCTTTCAGATCACCCAAATTCTTCTCCAAACGTGAATCAATTTTCCTCAAAATAGTGCGACTTCCACATTCACTTACTAGCTTATTTGCTTTATAACAGTTACGATGAATGTCCCCTATTATCAAGCCACGTTCATTTATTAATCTATCCCACTGTGTTGCTGGTTTATCAACTGGTGAGGCATAATTAACATTATCACCCAAGTAATAATCTTCAAGGTAAGCTGGCATGTGTCATTGGCGGTCTGATCGCCGTACTTCTGTACTCTGTTGATCAGCCATGTTGGAATATATGAGCAATAACGTTGTATGCTAATACTGGGTAAATATGACGACTATAGTTGGCAAACAAACAAGCTAGAGTTTCAAATCCAAACAAGAGGTAACCAAACTCGATGTACGATGAATGTTCGATGGGTAGCTGGCTCTCTATCTGGATCCGGTTCGAAGGACCAATTTGTGTTGTGTCGAAAGGCTAATGTCAACTTTGAGGACTGTATACGTTATAACACTAACACAATAACGAATGTAAACTAGAACTATAGTATAAACAAGAACTCCTAAAAATGTCTAACAGTACTTTGCAGTTCACTATATGCTATTGTAATCGTTATGctcaccgccaccaccaccttGGTACATACTTGAAAGGTATTGTGGCTATTTCTATCAGGTTCGTGGCTGTGAAACTCGATGTTTTGCCCTTTTGGAGATGTGACGGCAAAAAGACGTCCAGTTCGAAGCTTGTTTCTTAAAAAAAGGGCGGAAACTCCTTCTctttgccagagagggcgctagACTGAGTCTTCGTAGCTCCAAAGGTCTTGAGATATTGTGGAGAGATTCCATTGAGGGCTTTGTAAGTGACgagaagtttgaaaacaatacaatgAGATACTGGAAGCCAACAAGgttgttttagaataggggTAATGTGTTTGAATTTCCTCGTGCAGGTAATAATCCTCGCTGCTGTGTTTTGGGCACGTTGTAAGTGAACGTCAGGCAGACCATATACTAAGGAATTGCAATAGTCTAGACTGGCTTCGGTGATATGACAGCATGGACGAGGGTGGCACAAGAATCCTGAGAGAGGTATTTCCTGACGTGTCCAATTTTACGAAGGAGGAAGTGAATGGTGCGGCAGGTGATAATTAtgtgttgttgaaatgtataattgtcatcaaatataACACATATGTTTCTCGCAGATGAAGTAGTTTCAATAACGCTTGAACATATGTTGATGGAAGTGAGAGGCAACGGCGAATGATCACTGGAGTGAATTAAAACTACTTCCGTCTTAGAATCGTTTAAACTTCAGTTTATTTTGCGTCATCCATCACACATTCTCCAATGGAAGATACGGCAGAGGTGGTATTGGATTTCTTAAAAGACAAGTACAGTTCATTATCATCACCGAATTGATGAAACTGAAGTTTATGACGACGAATGATATGACTGAgtggtgaaatataaatagtaAACAGTAGAGGTCCTAGAACAGAGCCCTGAGGTACTCCTAGAACA
This window contains:
- the LOC144448600 gene encoding uncharacterized protein LOC144448600, which codes for MPVRFKMVMLKNSLAGQPLQLVSRLGYTDHQYQMALTKLEQRYGGEKRQLQHHLNALIALPTVREDNLKGLEDLTNRLCDTVAKLANSGHEAELVGTSTLYTLVLQKVPDSLLIQYYETRPRTREDGLVESTSLHTSGISRNQGKTQKITDRAIKVIDWQIIVGEIVRTHHKHLHKSATLKEVTTVTDSAHNAFGVSKDGKVIPTKVALRLVPVYVIGKDGQKQMVNTFLDDGSDSTYIRSDIAAALKLEVENNELTVSTLVNQGTKINSGLVAVTIESLDGQTRRTVGARTLDTMCENLTIPNWHNHHKKWMHLEGLEFPKLPGRKTVDILIGADHPELTLSLEERVGNPGEPVARRTPLGWTCIGTYNDSDEWNHSAFVSSFHVQSGQDNGLDEALRNLWNLDAWETKKEDVLTADEQLATTKAVKSLKRIDNRYEVAIPWRDEQPDLPDNHRLVENRLISLERTLSKKPTLATHYKEVMEANIRKGYFEKVNDSAENLGPSWYLPHFPVVREDKATTKVRIVYDSAAKSEVVRLNDMMLPGPKLQLDVVDVLLRFRRRRVAIVGDIKELFSQVVMAKEDRPFHRILWRNLDLGRPIEVYEAICLTFGYRASPYLAQYVVRTHAETNCQEFPLAATVCTESMYMDDVMDSQDNDDEAIQVREQLTSLLSKAGFHIRRWCRNSALVLEGVPEEERATGVKVEESELPSIKTLGVRWDASTDMFGFDFTEQSATVHTKRSLLSCVATLFDPLQFLAPYIIRAKMLLQEAWILGLGWDDEFPPDLSSQTTQWFSELPLVSEMAIPRCYQHYPTEDTSLHTFTDASSQAYGAVTYLRSVYGDGSVSVRFVVARAKVAPLKAVSIPRLELMAALLGLRLAVRVTTTLGMPLSQHVFWSDSMDVIHWIRGQSRKYKPFIAHRIAEIQSKTNPSQWNHVPGKINPADLATRGVRMQELIDGSTWMDGPEFLYEGEHTWPHTPVTEFIHTGDALNDMSKTCTQEVDTSADTECEFPIDCNRFSIWSRLIRTTAWVLRFIKLIKAKNQATKLQPNLNIAEIQVAEKLWIKQIQMEKFADTITSLEKGQQTKTGPLKSLLPFLDDEGILIVGGRLQNSNLPYNAKHPILIPCRNHIATLIVRHYHSNIGKHAKEVNATLAETCQRFWIVHGRGS